A genomic stretch from Arachis stenosperma cultivar V10309 chromosome 3, arast.V10309.gnm1.PFL2, whole genome shotgun sequence includes:
- the LOC130968314 gene encoding pentatricopeptide repeat-containing protein At4g21300-like yields the protein MYNRNLRSACTRTLSHVTASTSKFIVHADNYNYAIPKPCFPNAQQHPEPLTIQLESLFRSCSDSSLLPQVKQIHARVAVCGMSDINVLGSRIAGLYVLCGSIRDARNLFFRLELGYALPWNWMIRGFVMLGWHDFALLFYFMMLGSGVSPDKYTFPYIIKACGGSNNVALAKMVHNTIRPLGIDVDLFVGSALIKLYADNGCICDARQVFDELSVRDCVLWNVMLNGYVTSGDFNNAIETFQEMRNCYIKPNSVTFTCMLSLCSTRGMFYVGTQLHGLVIRSGFQHDSQVANTLLSMYSKCGNLVDARRLFDSMTQTDTVTWNGLIAGYVQNGLADEALTLFNAMISASVKPDSITFASFLPSIVESGSSSTKHCKEIHGYIVRHRIPFDVYLKNSLIDVYLKNRDVDTACKIFQQNTSVDVAVCTAMISGYVLNGLYIDAIDFFRWLVQEGMVPNCLTMAAVLPACAASASLRLGKELHCDILKNQLDSVLHVGSAITDMYSKCGRLDLAYQFFRRMPERDSVCWNSMIASFSQNGKPEMAINIFRGMGRSGTKFDSVSLSSALSACANIPALYSGKEMHGFVIRNAFTSDTIVASALIDMYSKCGKLAMAQYVFDLMYWRNEISWNSIIAAYGNHGHPRECLHLFHEMLKAGIHPDHVTFLVIISACAHAGLVDEGISYFRCMTESYGICAKMEHYACMVDLYGRAGRLHEAFNTIKSMPLAPDAGVWGTLLGACRVHGNVELARLASEHLLELDPQNSGYYVLLSNIHAGAGEWSDVLKIRSRMKEKGVQKICGYSWIDVNGSTHMFFAADGSHPQSFEIYLILESLLLELKKQGYVPQPYLPRHPQVVVKT from the coding sequence ATGTACAACAGAAACCTTCGCTCTGCGTGCACCAGAACTCTCTCACATGTTACAGCTTCAACTTCCAAATTTATTGTGCACGCTGATAATTACAATTATGCCATCCCAAAACCCTGCTTTCCAAACGCACAACAACATCCAGAGCCTCTCACAATCCAATTGGAGTCTCTGTTCCGTTCTTGTTCTGATTCCTCTCTGCTTCCACAGGTCAAGCAAATTCATGCTCGGGTTGCTGTTTGTGGAATGAGTGATATCAATGTGTTGGGTTCAAGAATTGCAGGGTTGTATGTTCTTTGTGGTAGCATCAGGGATGCTAGGAACTTGTTTTTCAGGCTTGAGTTGGGCTATGCACTTCCCTGGAATTGGATGATAAGAGGGTTTGTGATGTTGGGGTGGCATGATTTTGCATTGTTGTTTTACTTCATGATGTTGGGTAGTGGAGTCTCACCTGATAAATACACTTTCCCTTACATTATAAAAGCTTGTGGTGGTTCAAATAATGTTGCATTGGCTAAGATGGTGCATAACACAATTCGGCCATTAGGGATCGATGTGGACTTGTTTGTTGGTAGTGCCTTGATCAAGTTGTATGCAGATAATGGGTGTATTTGTGATGCAAGGCAAGTGTTCGATGAATTGTCTGTAAGAGACTGCGTTTTGTGGAATGTCATGCTAAATGGTTATGTAACTAGCGGTGATTTTAACAATGCAATAGAAACTTTTCAGGAAATGAGGAATTGTTATATCAAGCCCAATTCAGTAACTTTTACTTGTATGTTATCATTATGCTCTACAAGAGGGATGTTTTATGTTGGTACTCAGCTTCATGGTCTTGTTATTCGTAGTGGGTTCCAGCATGATTCGCAGGTAGCAAACACGCTACTTTCCATGTATTCCAAATGTGGTAACCTTGTTGATGCACGTAGGTTATTTGATTCAATGACACAGACTGATACAGTTACTTGGAATGGGTTGATTGCTGGATATGTGCAAAATGGATTGGCAGATGAGGCCTTAACTTTATTTAATGCAATGATCTCTGCTAGTGTCAAACCAGATTCGATCACTTTCGCAAGTTTCCTTCCTTCTATTGTTGAATCTGGTAGTAGTAGTACCAAACATTGTAAAGAAATTCATGGTTATATAGTCCGGCACAGGATTCCTTTTGATGTTTATTTAAAGAATTCACTTATTGACGTATACTTAAAGAATAGGGACGTGGATACGGCATGCAAGATTTTCCAGCAGAATACTTCAGTTGATGTTGCAGTTTGTACAGCTATGATCTCGGGCTATGTACTTAATGGTCTGTATATTGATGCTATAGATTTTTTTAGGTGGTTAGTTCAGGAGGGAATGGTGCCTAATTGCCTGACCATGGCTGCTGTTTTGCCGGCATGTGCTGCTTCGGCTTCTCTGAGATTAGGGAAAGAATTACATTGTGACATTCTGAAAAATCAACTTGATAGTGTGCTTCATGTGGGGTCTGCCATCACAGATATGTATTCAAAATGTGGAAGACTAGATCTTGCATATCAATTTTTCAGAAGGATGCCTGAAAGAGATAGCGTATGTTGGAACTCAATGATTGCAAGCTTCTCACAGAATGGTAAACCAGAAATGGCTATTAATATTTTTCGTGGAATGGGAAGGAGTGGAACCAAGTTTGATTCCGTGAGCCTATCATCTGCACTTTCTGCGTGTGCAAATATACCGGCACTCTATTCTGGGAAAGAGATGCACGGCTTTGTGATAAGAAATGCATTTACTTCTGACACTATTGTTGCAAGTGCACTGATAGACATGTATTCTAAATGTGGAAAATTAGCCATGGCTCAGTATGTGTTTGACCTGATGTACTGGAGGAATGAAATTTCATGGAATAGCATCATTGCTGCATATGGAAACCATGGTCACCCCAGGGAATGTCTCCATCTATTCCATGAAATGTTAAAAGCCGGGATTCACCCGGATCACGTTACTTTCCTTGTTATAATATCTGCTTGTGCTCATGCTGGCCTAGTTGATGAAGGCATATCATATTTCCGTTGCATGACTGAAAGTTATGGGATTTGTGCTAAGATGGAGCACTATGCATGCATGGTAGATTTGTATGGTCGAGCTGGTCGTTTGCACGAGGCATTCAATACTATAAAGAGCATGCCGCTTGCTCCGGACGCAGGTGTTTGGGGGACATTACTAGGAGCTTGTCGGGTTCATGGCAATGTTGAGTTGGCCAGACTAGCTTCCGAACATCTTCTGGAGTTAGACCCCCAAAATTCGGGGTACTATGTATTGCTTTCGAATATACATGCCGGTGCAGGGGAGTGGTCAGATGTTCTTAAGATTCGAAGTCGAATGAAGGAAAAAGGAGTTCAGAAAATATGCGGATACAGCTGGATTGATGTGAACGGCAGCACCCATATGTTTTTTGCTGCTGATGGTAGTCACCCACAATCTTTTGAGATCTATTTGATTCTGGAGAGTCTTCTCCTTGAGTTAAAAAAACAGGGTTATGTTCCTCAACCATACCTTCCACGGCATCCACAAGTCGTTGTAAAAACTTGA